In Prunus dulcis chromosome 2, ALMONDv2, whole genome shotgun sequence, a single genomic region encodes these proteins:
- the LOC117619275 gene encoding cytokinin hydroxylase-like, translated as MGLFFIIIIMILLYMCCRLFFSCWVFPMLAYRMFKKNGLQGPSPSFPFGNLNEMKKKINIKSPSSFGSNSNIITHDIHSTLFPYFDRWLKSHGKVFIYWLGTEPFLYIADPALLKKLSTEVKSKNWGKPAVFRHDRAPMFGNGLVMSEGDEWLRNRHAATPAFKPTNLKAMVRLMVETTTKMVDKWTILIDSGTQEIEVEREIKATSGEIIAKTSFGISYQSSRTGLMFQKLKALQMILFEPNHFMGVPLSKFLQPKKTLEARRLGKQIDQLLISIITARKQSSPTTPPWHDLLGLLLQESGTEELGSFTKGLTTQQVVDECKTFFFGGHDTTALAITWAMLLLAMHPEWQNQLREEIREVVGDKQIDVHMLASLKKLGWVISEVFRLYPSAPNAQRQAREDIQVSDNVTIPNGTNMWIDIVGMHHDPALWGEDVNEFKPERFKDDIHGGCKHKMGYLPFGFGGRMCIGRNLGFMEIKIVLTLILSRFSFTISPTYCHSPCIMLTMRPSFGLPLVFQPLY; from the exons ATGGGgctcttcttcatcatcatcatcatgatcCTGTTGTACATGTGCTGCAGATTATTCTTTTCTTGCTGGGTTTTCCCAATGCTAGCATATAGGATGTTTAAGAAAAATGGGTTACAAGGTCCATCTCCAAGTTTTCCTTTTGGAAATCTAAATGAGATGAAAAAGAAGATCAATATCAAAAGCCCTTCTTCATTTGGGTCTAATTCAAATATCATCACCCATGACATACACTCAACTCTATTTCCCTACTTTGATCGTTGGCTGAAATCCCACG GAAAGGTGTTCATCTACTGGTTGGGGACGGAGCCATTTTTGTACATAGCAGATCCAGCGTTACTGAAAAAATTGTCTACAGAGGTCAAATCAAAGAATTGGGGCAAGCCAGCTGTGTTTAGACATGATAGAGCCCCCATGTTCGGCAATGGCCTCGTCATGTCTGAAGGCGATGAGTGGCTCCGTAACCGCCATGCTGCCACTCCTGCTTTTAAACCTACCAACTTGAAG GCCATGGTGAGGTTAATGGTTGAGACCACCACAAAAATGGTAGACAAGTGGACTATCCTCATAGATTCCGGCACTCAAGAAATCGAAGTGGAGAGAGAAATCAAAGCAACATCAGGGGAGATCATAGCCAAGACCAGCTTTGGCATTAGTTACCAAAGCAGCCGCACTGGCCTGATGttccaaaaattaaaagccCTGCAAATGATCCTCTTCGAGCCGAACCATTTTATGGGGGTTCCTCTTAGCAAATTCCTGCAACCGAAGAAAACCCTCGAGGCCAGAAGACTTGGAAAACAGATTGACCAACTCTTGATATCAATCATTACTGCTCGGAAACAATCGTCTCCAACTACGCCTCCGTGGCACGACTTGCTTGGGCTGTTGCTTCAAGAGAGTGGTACTGAAGAATTGGGAAGCTTTACAAAGGGTTTAACCACACAGCAAGTAGTGGATGAATGCAAGACCTTCTTCTTTGGTGGGCATGACACAACAGCATTGGCAATCACATGGGCGATGCTTCTTCTGGCCATGCATCCCGAGTGGCAAAACCAGTTGAGGGAAGAGATTAGGGAGGTCGTGGGAGATAAACAAATTGACGTCCACATGCTAGCTTCACTAAAGAAG TTGGGATGGGTGATTAGTGAGGTTTTTCGACTGTATCCATCAGCACCAAATGCACAAAGGCAAGCGAGAGAGGACATTCAAGTGAGCGATAACGTAACAATCCCCAATGGGACCAATATGTGGATTGACATCGTGGGCATGCACCATGACCCAGCTCTTTGGGGTGAGGATGTGAATGAGTTCAAGCCTGAGAGGTTCAAGGATGACATACATGGTGGGTGCAAGCACAAGATGGGGTACTTGCCTTTTGGGTTTGGAGGAAGAATGTGCATTGGTCGAAATTTAGGCTTTATGGAGATTAAGATTGTCCTAACCCTAATTCTGTCTAGGTTTTCTTTTACCATCTCCCCGACTTATTGTCATTCTCCTTGTATTATGCTCACCATGAGGCCTTCCTTTGGACTCCCTCTTGTATTTCAGCCTCTTTATTAG